A segment of the Acetobacteroides hydrogenigenes genome:
AACGTCCATCGGCATACTTAGGGTAGAACGCCTTCTTGGCAGGGTTAAAGAGGTTTTCGAACGAAGCAGCACGCTTGCGGTAGATTGCCTCATCATCCTTTTTACCCAGCTTTTTTGCCAGCTCGGCAATGCACCAATCGTCGTAGGCGTACTCTAGGGTTTTGCTCACCGACTTGTCGATGTTGCAAGGAACGTAGCCCAGCTTAGCGTACTCGTGAATGCCTCCCGAGCCATCGCTGGAGCTAATTTTCTCGGTTACCGAAGCATCCTTCATGGCGGCAAAGGCATTGTTTAGATTTATACCCTTAATACCCTTTGCAATGGCATCGTAGATAACCGAAGCCGAGTGGTAACCAATCATGCAGGTGTTATCGAAGCCGCAAAGCTCCCAGATGGGCATATGATCCTTAGCGTCGGTATAGCGGCTAATGAGCGAGTTGGCAAAATCTACGGTTGCCTTCTGTTCCAAGATGGTAAACAACGGATGGGTAGCGCGGTGGGTATCCCAGTACGACCAGGTAGAATAGTTCTTAAAGCCCTTCGCCTGAAGCGTTTTTCCTACAGCCACATACTTGCCATCAACGTCCATGTAAAGGGTTGGAGCAAGGTAGCAGTGGTACAATCCAGTGTAGAAGATGGTCTTTTCGTCTTCGGTGCCTCCCTCTACCACAATCTTGTTGAGCTTTTTCTCCCACTTGGCCTTAGCCTCGGCACGTACACGGTCGAAGTTTTTGCCGGTAGACTCAGCCTTAAGGTTTTTACGAGCCCCATCGAGGCTTACAGCCGAAAGGGCCACCTTTACCTCAATAGCCTCGCCCTGCTTGGTAGCAAAACGCACCCAAGCCTTGGCATCGTGCCCCTTTGCCTGACGCTGATCGTGCATTGCAGCATCGAGGTACACCCCTGCCGAAGCAAACGGCTTAGAGAAGGTAGCCACGAAGTAGGCGTAACGACGTCCACCCCAACCATCGCTGTAGCAGTAGCCGGTAACCTCGTTGGTTCCTATGCTTACCGATGTCTCTATGGTCTTTCCAAATATCTTGCTAACAGGGTCGATAATAATATTCGCCTCATTGCTCTTGGGGAAGGTGTAGCGGTGCACCCCTACCCTTTCGGTAGCGGTAAGTTCGGCCTTAACGCCGTAGTCTTTCAAATAAACACGGTAGTATCCGGGCTTTGCAACCTCGTCGGCATGGCTAAAGCGCGAGCGGTAGCCTGTACCGGGCTTAGCTTTGTCGCCAGGCCCCATGCGCAGTTCGCCGGTGGTGGCCATCAGCAGGATATCGCCCAAATCGGCCCAGCCGGTACCGCTAAGATGGGTGTGGCTGAAGCCCATTAACGAGCTATCGCTGTAGTGGTAGCCCGAGCACCAGTCCCATCCCTTAATATCGGTGTCGGGACTAAGCTGAATTGCCCCAAAAGGAACCGTTGCCCCGGGATAGGTGTGCACGTGCCCCGAGGTTCCCAGCATCGGGTTCACGTAGTCGTAGGGCTTTTTGCTTGATTGCGCCCAAATGCTCAATGGCGCCAGAAGAAGTAATAGTAGTGTAGAACGTCTCATAAGTAGCCGCTGTGATTATGTGTTAATATCGGCAATATTGGCCAGTGCCTCGCTGCAGCGC
Coding sequences within it:
- a CDS encoding GH92 family glycosyl hydrolase, producing MRRSTLLLLLLAPLSIWAQSSKKPYDYVNPMLGTSGHVHTYPGATVPFGAIQLSPDTDIKGWDWCSGYHYSDSSLMGFSHTHLSGTGWADLGDILLMATTGELRMGPGDKAKPGTGYRSRFSHADEVAKPGYYRVYLKDYGVKAELTATERVGVHRYTFPKSNEANIIIDPVSKIFGKTIETSVSIGTNEVTGYCYSDGWGGRRYAYFVATFSKPFASAGVYLDAAMHDQRQAKGHDAKAWVRFATKQGEAIEVKVALSAVSLDGARKNLKAESTGKNFDRVRAEAKAKWEKKLNKIVVEGGTEDEKTIFYTGLYHCYLAPTLYMDVDGKYVAVGKTLQAKGFKNYSTWSYWDTHRATHPLFTILEQKATVDFANSLISRYTDAKDHMPIWELCGFDNTCMIGYHSASVIYDAIAKGIKGINLNNAFAAMKDASVTEKISSSDGSGGIHEYAKLGYVPCNIDKSVSKTLEYAYDDWCIAELAKKLGKKDDEAIYRKRAASFENLFNPAKKAFYPKYADGRWHEDLVMNSWDALQPHYISGNFWDYEYYLPHAIDRLVDLKGGKKEFENSLDTLFNTELKMVGEQHVDISGFFGKYAHGDEPGHNIPYLYNYTDSPYKTQEMISKIRKEFYFNDVVAMPNNEDCGQMSAWYILSSLGFYPMCPGKPEYTIGTPLFRKATIKLENGKSFVVEARNYAPGNIYVAGKSLNGKTIKGWTLQHADIMRGGVLRFDMSAKPVR